The Streptomyces sp. ALI-76-A nucleotide sequence GCGGAGGTGGCACGAACACGACTGAGTGAGTTTTTGGCCATCCCGCCACAACGGCCTCTGCCTCACCTATAGCGTGATCCCCCACCACTGTGCCCAGACCTATCGCTTCCTAAGGACCGGTACCTTTGAAGATCGTGCGCCGCATCGGTGTGCCTCCCAGCGCCCGAGGCAGTAACTCCGGATCTACCTGCCCGGACGTGTTCGAGCTGAGTGACGGCAATTTCGCGGTCATCGGCACCGAGGCCACCGAGGCACTGGAGCGCGAACTCCCCGCCGATGCCGCCCGCGCCGACTACGAGCGCATCGTCATCGTCAGCCGGGAGACCCTGATTCGCGCCAAGGCGGACATTCCCGACGCCTGATCCAGCGGGCACGCGTCCACCTCCGGACTCGTGCGTGAAGCCTCCCCGGCCGCACAGAACCGCTGAGCGCACCGGGTCCCCACCCCGCGAGCAGTCCGTCACCCCGTCCCTGCTCGACCCTCACTCGATGAGGCCTGGCGCCAGAACGGCACCAGGCCACACGCATGTCAGGCGGCCTGCGGAACTGCCACCGGTGCCTCCGGCCCCACATACCGCGCCACCGGCCTGATGATCTTCGGGTCCGCCGACTGCTCCAGGATGTTGGCGCTCCAGCCCACCACGCGGCCCGCCGCGAAGGTGGGGGTGAACATCTGGCGCGGCAGCCCGCACAGCTCCATGACCACTCCGGCGTAGAACTCGACATTGGTGTGCAGTTCCCTGCCCGGCTTCAGTTCGGCCAGGATCCGCTCGACCCGGCGCTCGACCTCCACGGCGAAGTCGACCCGCGGACCACCGAACCGCCGGGCGATCTCGCGGAGCATGCGGGAGCGGGGGTCCTCCGTGCGGTAGATCGCGTGCCCGAAGCCCATGACGCGCTCGCCGGCGAGAACCCGTTCTCGGATCCAGGAGTCGATGCGGTCGGGTGTGCCGATCGCGTCCAGGGTGTCCAACGCCCGGCTGGGCGCGCCCCCGTGCAGCGGGCCGGACAGCGCTCCCACGGCTCCCACGAGGCAGGCCGCCACGTCGGCGCCGGTCGACGCGATGACCCGCGCGGTGAAGGTTGACGCATTGAATCCGTGATCAATGGTTGAGATCAAGTACTGCTCGATCGCCCGGGCCCGTCGCGGTTCCGGCTCCGCACCCGTCAGCATGTACAGGTAGTTGGCCGCGTACGTGAGATCCTCGCGCGGCTCCACGGGATCGAGTCCCTGACCCAGTCGGTGCAGTGCCGCCAGCATCGTCGGTACGGCCGCGGCCGCGACGAGGGTGTCCTGCCGGCGCCGGTCCGGGGCGAGGTCGTACACCGGCCGGAAGCCCTTGGCGGCACCCAGCAGCGACAGTGCCGTACGCATGCCGGCGAGCGGTCCGGAGCCGGCACTCGCCGCGGCCACGGCGGGCAGCGCGGCCCACACCCCGGCGGGCAGCCGGCGCAGCGCGGCGGTCTCGGCGGCGAAGGCGGCCGAGCGCTCGGCGCCGGGCAGGTCGCCGTGGACCAGGAGGTGCCAGACGTCCTCGAAACCGCGGGTCCGTGCGAGTTCGACGGCCGAGTACTGGCGGTAGTGGTAGAAGCCCTCGGTTCCCCGGACGTCACCGATCTCGGTGTCGGTGACGACGACTCCCGCGAGCCCTCTCGGTACGTCGACGAGCGCGCCTGATGACCTGTTGACGGACATGATTCCTCCCTGAACTTGATTCGACTGTCCATGATTGATTGAATTCGTGTCAATATTGATTAAGTCAATGTATGCGGATCAATAGGCTGAGCTGCGGATACGGTGACGTCCCATGCGTGATCACGAACCCCTCCCCGGTCCCGCCGGGCCCCGGCTGACCACCAAGGAAGCCGCCGAGCTGCTGGGCGTGAAGCCCGAGACCGTGTACGCCTACGTCAGCCGCGGCCAGCTCGGCAGCCGACGCGCGCCCGGCGGCCGGGGCAGCACCTTCGACGCCAAGGAGGTGGAGGCCCTCGCCCGGCGCAACCGCCGGGCGGGCGACGGGACCGCGAACTCCGGTGGGGAGCTGTCCGTACGGACCCGCATCACACTCATCGGCAGCGACCGCTACTACTTCCGAGGTGTCGACGCGACCGAGCTGGCCGCACGCCACTCCTACGAAGAGGTCGCCGAGTGGCTGTGGACCGGGCGGTTGCGTCCCGGCATCACCTTCACGGCACCCGGCTCCGTCGTCACCGCCGCCCGCCGTGCCGTCGACGCGCTGCCCGAACACAGCGCGCCCACCGACCGGCTGCGGGTCGCCGCGGTCGCCGCCGCGGCCGCCGACCCGCTGCGCTTCGACCTGTCCGAGGAAGCCGTGCTCGGTACGGCACGCGCCCTCATCCCCACCCTGGTCGCCGCCCTGCCCCCGACCCGGCACGACCACCGTGAGGGCGGCCCGCTGGCCCACCGGCTGTGGACCCGCCTCAGCGGACGCCCCGCCGACGAGGCCTGCCTGCGCGTCCTTGACACGGCGCTCGCCCTGCTCATCGACCACGACCTCGCGGCCTCCACCCTCGCCGTGCGCGTGGCCGCGTCGGCCCGCGCACACGCCTACGCGGCCGTCTCCGCCGGTCTCGGCGTGATCGAGGGCCCCCTGCACGGCGCGGCCAGCGGACTCGCCCACAAACTGCTGCTCGACGTCCTCGACCAGGGCGACGCGGCCCCCGTGATCGCGGACGAGCTGCGGTCCGGCCGCCGGATCCCCGGACTCGGCCACCGGCTGTACCCCGGTGAGGACCCGCGCGCGCGGGCCCTGTTCGCCCTCCTGGAGGACATCCCCAAGGCGGCGCCCGCCCTCGCAGCGGCCCGCGACATCGTGGACACCACGGCCCGGCACGCTCCGCTGCACGCCAACGTCGACCTGGCCCTGGCCGTACTCACCGCCTCCTGCGGCATGCCCGCCACGGCAGGCGAGACGATCTTCGCGGTGGCCCGTACGGCGGGCTGGATCGCCCACGCCCTGGAGGAGTACGGGGAGCGCCCGCTGCGCATGCGCCCCAGCGGCCACTACGTGGGGCCGAGGCCGCCTCAGCCGCTACCGGAGTAGGACACAAGCCGGGCCGGAGGCCTTCCCGGGCCAAGTCAGGTTAGGCTCACCTCTGTGAGTACGTGCACAACCGTCTCGCGGGACTCCGACGAGCCCGTTGCCGGCACAGCGGCCACGGCGACGACCTGGCTGCTGCTGGAACAGCCCGGTCCCTGGGGTGCCAAGGCGCTCACGTCGAGCCACCTGGACCCCGTGCTCGGCCATGCCCTGGAGGCGGCCGCGAAGGGCACGGGCGTACGTGTCGTGCTCATCCGCCGTCCCGGGCGGCACGCCGACAGTGGGACCGCGACCGCCGCGCGCCAGGTGTACGTCGCGCACACGGTGCCCGGGAACGTGTGGCTGCGCTCGGCCACGATCCGCGATCCGCGCCGGCTCCTCGACGTCGACTTCGCCGCGCTCGGCCGAGGCGACCACAGCGGTTTCGACGCGGCGCTCGACGGACGGCCCCACACCGGCGATCCACTCGCGCTCGTGTGCACGAACGGCAAGCGCGACCGCTGCTGCGCCCTCCTCGGCCGCCCGCTCGCGGCGGAGCTGGCCGCCTCCGGTGTCCAGGGCGTCTGGGAGGTCACCCATCTGGGTGGACATCGCTTCTCGCCGACGCTGCTCGTGCTGCCGTACGGCTACGCCTACGGCAGGGCCGAGGCCCATGCCGTCAAGGAGGTCCTGCACAGCGTGCGGGCGGGCCGGATCGTCGTGGAGGGGTGCCGGGGGAACTCGGCCTGGGAACGGCCCGGCCAGGCGGCGGAGCTGGCCGTGCGCGGGGCGGTGGGGGAGTACACGGCGGGCACGCTGGCCGTGGTCCGCACACAGAGCGTCGCGCCGGGGTGGGAGGTGACCGTCGCGCACACCGACGGCCGCCACTGGCGCGTGGTCGTGGCCCAGGGCGCGTCACAGCCGCCCCGCCCGGAGAGCTGCGGGGCCTCGGTGCTCGGCTCGCCCGCGCGGATGGACGTGGTGGCGGTACGCGAGCTGCGGACGGCGACGGCGCTCGCCGGCTGAGGAGCCCTCGGCCGCCCGCCCGGTGAGGACCACCATGTTCGTCGCAGGCGTTCTCGGCCGTTCAGTCGGTCGGCGGGTTGCCGACGACCCACCACTCGTCCGTGTCGGCCTCGTCGAGGTCCCTGACGAGACCGTCGACCATGAGGCCCAGCTGAGCCTCCAGGGATGCCTCGTTCAGGGTGGCGCGCATGTGCCGCGAGGCCTCCCAGTACTCACGGAACACCGGGCTCTGGAAGAACTCCCGAAGGTGCCGGTACAGCTCCTCCCGGTCCAGACTGCCCGCCCGGTGGACGTGGTAGAGGTGGACGTACCAGGCGTTGGCATAGAAGAACTGACGGCGCCTCTCCGCCGGGATGCTCTTGTCGTAGGTGTCGATCACCGCGGCGAGGGAAGGATCGTCGATCGCCCGGACCAGCAACTCCCACTGCATGCGCTGCTGATGGGCCAGAGCCTTGCGCCGGATCGCCAGCTCCTCGAGCTCCAGGCGCCGTTCGTGCAGACGCGCCTGCTCCGACCGGCGTTGACGCGCTGCCAGCGCCATCGTGGCCGTGGCGGCCAGGAGAGTGAGCGCTGCCGAGCCCAGTCTCCCCGCGAGGTACTTCTGTGTGGCCATGTCAACCCCCGAATCAGGCGGCCGTCCGCCGGTCGTCGGGGTGCGGATCGACGGTAGGGGACCGGCGAGCGGTGGGCGGCGCTTGCCGTCTCCCAGGGTGCCGAGCGGCTCTGATCGGCGCGGGAGGCGGAGAGGAGGCGCACGGAGGGAAGCGAGGGTCGCACGAACCGGCGCCTTGCCCAACGTCTGCCCTCGAAATGCTGCGAACAATCGTTCACTTCGCGGTGATTCTTCCGGCTCGTATCCTGGGTGGGCATTCAATCCTCGTACGTGCGCAGGGCGGCGGCCCGGCGCACGCGGCGGCGTGAGAGAGGTAGCGCGTTGAGTGGAAGTCCGCGGGAGATCCCGGTCGTCGTGCTCGCCGGATTCCTGGGTTCCGGCAAGACCACCCTCCTCAACCACCTCCTCCATCACAGCGGTGGCAGCCGGATCGGCGCCATCGTCAACGACTTCGGTGCCATCGAGATCGACGCGATGGCCGTGGCGGGCGCGCTCGGCGACTCCACCGTCTCGCTCGGCAACGGGTGTCTGTGCTGTGCCGTGGACGCCGGTGAACTCGACGTCTACCTGGAGCGGCTCGCCCGGCCCGCCGCCGGGATCGACGTCGTCGTGATCGAGGCCAGCGGACTCGCCGAGCCCCAGGAACTCGTGCGCATGGTGCTCGCCAGCGAGCATCCCGGGATCGTGTACGGCGGCCTCGTCGAGGTCGTCGACGCCGCCGAGTTCGACGACACCCGGGCCCGGCACCCGGAGATCGACCGGCACATCGCCCTCGCCGACCTGGTCGTCGTGAACAAGCTGGACCGGGCCGACGACGGTGAGCGCGTCCTCCGGCTGGTCCGGTCCCTCGTCGACCGGGCCGCCGTCGTGCCCGCCGACCACGGGCGGGTGGACCCCGAGTTCCTCTTCGACTGCCGGCCGAGCGAGGAGCGCCTCGGGCAGCTGTCCTTCGACGACCTGCACGACCACACCGAGGGGGACGAGCACCGGACGCACCTGCACTCCGGCTACGACAGCCTGTCCTTCACCTCGGAAGAGCCCCTCGACCCGCGCCGGTTGATGCGGTTCCTCGACAGCAGGCCCGAAGGGCTGTACCGGATCAAGGGGTACGTCGACTTCGGGCCGTACGACTCCCGCAACCGTTACTCCGTGCACGCCGTCGGGCGGTTCCTCCGGTTCTACCCGGAACCCTGGGCCGCCGACGAGGCCCGCCGCACCCAGCTCGTGCTCATCGGCTCCGGCATCGACGCGGACGCCCTCGGAAAGGAGCTGGAGGCGTGCACGACCGAAGCCCCACACGTCGACGAACACGGCATGTGGGGCGTCCTGCGCTACGTACGGGACCCCGACGACCAGGACCCCGACGACCAGGACGGTGACGACGACGCCCTGGACCATCAGGATCCCGGTGATCGCGAGCCGGGCGATCGGGACCCCGGCGTGCGGGGTCCCGGGGACGCGTCCGCCTAGACCGGTCCCGCCACCACGGCCACCGTCTTCGGCAGCGACACACCCGAACCGTCCCGGCGCGGGTCCATCTCCGGCAGCTCGGCCGGCGTGCCGTTCTTCTGCGCCGCCTTGGCCGGAGTGGCGCCCGCCCAGGCCAGCGACAGGCAGTCCTCGCCCTTGAGGAACCGCTGGCAGCGGACACCGCCGGTGGCGCGTCCCTTGCGCGGGTACTGGTCGAACGGGGTCAGCTTGGCCGTCGTCTGGACGGAGTCGTCCAGCGTGCCGCGTGAGCCGGCGACCGTGAAGACGACCGCCTCGGCGGCCGGGTCGACGGCCGTGAAGGAGATGACCTTGGCACCCTCCGTCAGCTTGATGCCCGCCACACCTCCCGCCGGACGGCCCTGCGGGCGGACCTGCGACGCCTGGTAGCGCAGCAGCTGGGCGTCGTCCGTGATGAAGACCAGGTCCTCCTCACCGGTGCGCAGCTCGACCGCGCCGACGATCCGGTCGCCCTCCCTCAGGGTGATGACCTCCAGCTCGCCCTTGTTGGTCGGATAGTCGGGCACCACCCGCTTGACGACACCCTGTTCGGTGCCGATCGCCAGACCGGGGGACGACTCGTCGAGCGTGGTCAGGCAGATCACCGTCTCGTCCCCCTCCAGGGAGACGAACTCCGCCATCGGGGCCCCGCCGGAGAGGTTCGGCGCCGCCGCCGTGTCCGGGAGCTGGGGCAGGTCGACGACGTTCACCCGCAGCAGGCGCCCGCCGGACGTCACCACGCCGATCTCACCGCGCGCGGTGGCCGGCACCGCCGAGACGATCACGTCGTGCTTGGCGCGCCGTGCGTCGGCGTCCTGCGGGAACGGCTCGCCATTCGCCGTACGGGCCAGCAGCCCCGTCGAGGACAGCAGCACCCGGCACGGGTCGTCCGCCACCTGGAGCGGGACCGCGGCGGCCGAGGCGCCGGCCGACTCCAGCAGAACCGTACGCCGCTCGGTGCCGAACTTCTTGGCCACCGCGGCCAGTTCGCCGGAGACCAGCTTGCGCAGCTCGGCGTCCGACTCCAGGATCCGGGTCAGCTCGGTGATCTCCTCGTTGAGCCGGTCCTTCTCCGCCTCCAGCTCGATGCGGTCGTACCGGGTGAGGCGGCGCAGGGGCGTGTCGAGGATGTACTGGGTCTGGACGTCCGACAGCGAGAAGTGCTCGATCAGGCGCTCCTTCGCCTGCGCGGAGTTCTCGCTGGAGCGGATGAGGCGGATCACCTCGTCGATGTCGATCAGCGCGGTGAGCAGGCCCTCGACCAGGTGCAGCCGGTCACGCCGCTTGGTGCGGCGGAACTCGCTGCGCCGGCGCACGACCTCGAAGCGGTGGTCGAGGTAGACCTCGAGAAGCTCCTTGAGGCCCAGCGTGAGGGGCTGCCCGTCCACCAGCGCCACGTTGTTGACGCCGAAGGACTCCTCCATGGGCGTCAGCTTGTAGAGCTGCTCCAGGACGGCCTCCGGCACGAAGCCGTTCTTGACCTCGATGACCAGGCGCAGACCGTGCGCGCGGTCGGTGAGGTCCTTCACGTCGGCGATGCCCTGGAGCTTCTTCGAGCCGACCAGGTCCTTGATCTTGGCGATCACCTTCTCCGGGCCGACCGTGAAGGGCAGTTCCGTGACCACGAGGCCCTTGCGGCGCGCCGTCACGTTCTCCACCGACACCGTCGCGCGGATCTTGAAGGTGCCGCGGCCCGTCTCGTACGCGTCGCGGATGCCGGTCAGGCCCACGATGCGGCCGCCGGTGGGCAGGTCGGGGCCGGGGATGTGCCTCATCAGGGCGTCCAGATCCGCGTTCGGGAAGCGGATCAGGTGGCGGGCGGCCGCGATGACCTCGCCGAGGTTGTGCGGCGGCATGTTCGTCGCCATACCGACCGCGATGCCGGAGGCGCCGTTCACCAGGAGGTTGGGGAAGGCGGCGGGCAGCGCCGCCGGCTCCTGCTCCTGGCCGTCGTAGTTGGGGGCGAAGTCGACCGTGTCCTCGTCGATGGACTCCGTCATCAGGCTCGCGGCCTGGGCCGCGCGGCACTCGGTGTACCGCATGGCGGCCGGCGGGTCGTCGTTGCCGAGCGAGCCGAAGTTGCCGTGTCCGTCGACCAGGGGGACACGCATGGAGAAGGGCTGGGCCATGCGCACCAGGGCGTCGTAGATCGACGCGTCGCCGTGCGGGTGCAACTTGCCCATGACCTCGCCGACGACGCGGGCGCACTTCACATAGCCGCGGTCGGGGCGCAGGCCCATCTCGTTCATCTGGTACACGATGCGGCGGTGCACCGGCTTCAGGCCGTCCCGGGCGTCCGGCAGGGCGCGGGAGTAGATGACCGAGTACGCGTACTCGAGGTACGAGCCCTTCATCTCGTCCACGACGTCGATGTCGAGGATCCGCTCCTCGTACGAGTCGTCGGGCGGCGGGGTCTTCGTGCTGCGGCGGGCCATCGCTGCCGGCTCCTCCTGTTTGCTGGTCGCTCGCCTGCGGGGTGCTCAAGTCGGTGTCGACAGGGCGGTCGCGCTCAGCCCTGCGGGCCTTCGCGCGATCGCCCTCTCGACACCGACGCGCCCCTCCGGCTCACTCTTGCCTGCTGAAGCGTGAACGGGGTCTGACGCGGACCATTGTGGACCGCGGCACTGACAACGACGGACCAGGCCCGGGGTAAGCCGCCTGGTCCGGCGCCGACACGTGCCGCCCGCGCCCCTGCGTGCCGCCCCCGCGGCACGACTGCCCGCAGGCTACGGCACGCGCGCACCTGCCATCCCGCTCCCGGTTCACCGCAGCGGCCCGATCGCCGTCGCGCGCCTGCCCGCGGCCCCGGCCCACCGGCCACCGCCGTCCCGCCGCGGCCTGCCGCACACGGCCGTCCCGGCTCCCGCTGCGGCCTCCCGGACACCGGCCGCAGCCGTCCCGCCGCAGCCCTCCAACACCGGCCGTCCCGCTCCCCCTCCGAGCCCCCGGCCCGCCGGCCGTCCCCTCCCGCTCCCGGCGCCGACTCGCCCGTCACCGCGATCTCGCTCTCGGCGTACGCTCCGCCGGGAACTTCGCCGGGGCCCCGCGCGCTGCATACAGTGGCAGGACCGGCAGGAAAACCGCGGTTCGAACAACCGCGACCGCGATCGAAGGGACGTACATGCCCATGGGTCACACGGCCACAGCCCAGGCAGGCTCCGGGGGCCTGACAGCGACCGAGCACCGCCTGGCCAACGGTCTGCGCGTGGTGCTCTCCGAGGACCACCTGACCCCGGTCGCGGCGGTGTGCCTCTGGTACGACGTCGGTTCGCGCCACGAGGTCAAGGGCCGTACCGGCCTGGCTCACCTTTTCGAGCACCTGATGTTCCAGGGCTCCGGCCAGGTCAAGGGCAACGGCCACTTCGAGCTGGTCCAGGGCGCGGGCGGCTCGCTCAACGGCACCACCAGCTTCGAGCGCACCAACTACTTCGAGACCATGCCCACCCACCAGCTGGAGCTCGCCCTCTGGCTGGAGGCCGACCGCATGGGCTCCCTGCTCACCGCCCTGGACGACGAGTCCATGGAGAACCAGCGGGACGTCGTCAAGAACGAGCGCCGACAGCGGTACGACAACGTCCCCTACGGCACGGCGTTCGAGAAGCTCACCGCGCTCGCCTACCCGGAGGGCCACCCCTACCACCACACCCCGATCGGCTCGATGGCCGACCTGGACGCGGCCACCCTGGAGGACGCGCGCGCCTTCTTCCGCACGTACTACGCGCCCAACAACGCCGTCCTGTCGGTGGTCGGCGACATCGACCCGGAGCGGACGCTCGCCTGGATCGAGAAGTACTTCGGGTCCATTCCGTCGCACGACGGCAAGCCCGCCCCCCGCGACGGTTCCCTGCCCGAGGTCATCGGGGAGCAGCTGCGCGAGGTCGTCGAGGAAGAGGTCCCGGCCCGCGCCCTGATGGCCGCCTACCGACTGCCGCACGACGGCACGCGCGCGTGCGACGCGGCCGACCTGGCGCTCACCGTCCTCGGCGGCGGCGAGTCCTCCCGCCTCTACAACCGGCTGGTACGGCGTGACCGTACGGCGGTCGCGGCCGGCTTCGGCCTGCTGCGGCTGGCCGGGGCACCCTCCCTGGGCTGGCTGGACGTGAAGACGTCCGGTGACGTCGAGGTGCCGGTCATCGAGGCCGCCATCGACGAGGAGCTCGCGCGGTTCGCCGAGGAGGGCCCCACGGCGGAGGAGATGGAGCGCGCCCAGGCCCAGTTGGAGCGCGAGTGGCTGGACCGGCTCGGCACGGTCGCGGGCCGCGCCGACGAACTGTGCCGCTACGCCGTCCTGTTCGGCGACCCGCAGCTCGCCCTCACCGCCGTCCAGCGCGTCCTGGACGTCAGCGCCGAGGAGGTCCAGGAGGTCGCCAAGGCCCGCCTGCGCCCCGACAACCGCGCGGTCCTCGTCTACGAGCCGACCGCCACCGAAGCCGAAGACGCCGAAGCCGGCGACGAGAACGACGAGGAGGCGGCCCAGTGACCGAGCTCGCCGCGATGGAGTTCCACCCTCAGCCCCAAGCGGGCGAGCCCAGGCCGTGGGCGTTCCCGGCCCCCGAGCGCGGAGCGCTGGACAACGGCCTGACCCTCCTGCGTTGCCACCGCCCCGGCCAGCAGGTCGTCGCCGTCGAGGTGATCCTGGACGCGCCGCTGGAAGCGGAGCCGGCCGGTCTGGACGGCGTCGCCACGATCATGGCGCGGGCCTTCTCCGAGGGCACCGACAAGCACTCCGCCGAGGAGTTCGCCGCCGAGCTGGAGCGCTGCGGCGCCACCCTCGACGCGCACGCCGACCACCCCGGCGTACGGCTCTCCCTCGAAGTCCCCGTCTCCCGCCTGCCCAAGGCCCTGGCCCTGCTCGCCGACGCCCTCAGGGCGCCCGCGTTCGCGGACAGCGAGATCGAGCGGCTGGTCCGCAACCGCCTCGACGAGATCCCGCACGAGCTGGCCAACCCCTCCCGCCGTGCCGCCAAGGAGCTCTCCAGGGAGCTGTTCCCGTCGGCCTCGCGCATGTCCCGACCGCGTCAGGGCACCGAGGAGACAGTGGCGGCCATCGACTCCGCGGCCGTCCGGGGCTTCTACGAGAAGCACGTCCGTCCGGCCACCGCCACCGCCGTGGTCGTCGGCGACCTCACCGGGGTCGACCTCGACGCGCTGCTCGGTGACACGCTCGGTGCCTGGACCGGTTCCTCGGCCCAGCCGCGTCCGGTGCCGCCGGTGACCGCCGACGACACCGGCCGGGTCGTCATCGTGGACCGCCCCGGCGCCGTCCAGACGCAGCTGCTGATCGGCCGCGTCGGCCCGGACCGGCACGCGCGCGTGTGGCCCGCGCAGGTGCTCGGCACGTACTGCCTGGGCGGCACCCTCACCTCCCGGCTGGACCGCGTCCTGCGCGAGGAGAAGGGCTACACCTACGGGGTGCGGGCGTTCGGGCAGGTCCTGCGCTCGGCTCCGGACGGCTCGGGTGCCGCGATGCTCGCCATCAGCGGTTCCGTGGACACCCCGAACACCGGTCCGGCCCTCCAGGACCTGTGGACCGTGCTGCGTACGCTCGCCGCGGAGGGCCTGACCGACGCCGAGCGCGACGTCGCCGTCCAGAACCTGGTGGGGGTGGCGCCGCTGAAGTACGAGACCGCGGCGGCCGTCGCCGGCACACTGGCCGACCAGGTCGAGCAGCACCTGCCGGACGACTTCCAGGCGACGCTGTACCAGCAGCTCGTCTCGACCGGCACGGTGGAGGCCACCGCGGCGGTCGTGAGCGCGTTCCCGGTGGACCGCCTGGTGACCGTCCTCGTCGGCGACGCCGCGCAGATCAAGGAGCCCGTCCGGGCCCTCGGCATCGGCGAAGTCACCGTCGTCTCCGCCGAGTAGCCGAAGCCGCGCCCAGGAGGCCCCGGTGACAGAAGCGTCACCGGGGCCTCCTGATGTCCGAATTGAGGGAAAGGTTGCCTGTCTGCCCTGTGGCATGCGCTACAAAAGCCGTGATCCGTTTGGGGATTGAAAGTTGGGACGTTTAGCGTCATCCCGGCTGTTCGTCAGGCAGTGCGCCGCGTCCGCGGCACCGGACAGTCATCGCCGAGTCCCCGCGTGGCGCGAGCCAGGGGAGCCGGGGACCCACACCAGAAGTCCCTGGGGTGAATCGGACGCCCGCGCGCACCGCGAGGGGGTCCGTAGGAGACCTTCCTGCTCCGAACCCGTCAGCTAACCCGGTAGGCGAGAGGGAAGGAAAGGACCACCCACTCCATGGCGTTCATGTGCGCCGCCGGTAAGCACCGTCGTCCCAGCCGGATGAAGCGCAGCACCGCCCGTGCGGCGGGCGTCGCGGCTCTCACCACCACCGGTGTCATCGGTTCCCTGGCCGCCCCCGCGCTCGCCGCC carries:
- a CDS encoding citrate synthase, which produces MRDHEPLPGPAGPRLTTKEAAELLGVKPETVYAYVSRGQLGSRRAPGGRGSTFDAKEVEALARRNRRAGDGTANSGGELSVRTRITLIGSDRYYFRGVDATELAARHSYEEVAEWLWTGRLRPGITFTAPGSVVTAARRAVDALPEHSAPTDRLRVAAVAAAAADPLRFDLSEEAVLGTARALIPTLVAALPPTRHDHREGGPLAHRLWTRLSGRPADEACLRVLDTALALLIDHDLAASTLAVRVAASARAHAYAAVSAGLGVIEGPLHGAASGLAHKLLLDVLDQGDAAPVIADELRSGRRIPGLGHRLYPGEDPRARALFALLEDIPKAAPALAAARDIVDTTARHAPLHANVDLALAVLTASCGMPATAGETIFAVARTAGWIAHALEEYGERPLRMRPSGHYVGPRPPQPLPE
- a CDS encoding pitrilysin family protein, with protein sequence MPMGHTATAQAGSGGLTATEHRLANGLRVVLSEDHLTPVAAVCLWYDVGSRHEVKGRTGLAHLFEHLMFQGSGQVKGNGHFELVQGAGGSLNGTTSFERTNYFETMPTHQLELALWLEADRMGSLLTALDDESMENQRDVVKNERRQRYDNVPYGTAFEKLTALAYPEGHPYHHTPIGSMADLDAATLEDARAFFRTYYAPNNAVLSVVGDIDPERTLAWIEKYFGSIPSHDGKPAPRDGSLPEVIGEQLREVVEEEVPARALMAAYRLPHDGTRACDAADLALTVLGGGESSRLYNRLVRRDRTAVAAGFGLLRLAGAPSLGWLDVKTSGDVEVPVIEAAIDEELARFAEEGPTAEEMERAQAQLEREWLDRLGTVAGRADELCRYAVLFGDPQLALTAVQRVLDVSAEEVQEVAKARLRPDNRAVLVYEPTATEAEDAEAGDENDEEAAQ
- a CDS encoding GTP-binding protein → MSGSPREIPVVVLAGFLGSGKTTLLNHLLHHSGGSRIGAIVNDFGAIEIDAMAVAGALGDSTVSLGNGCLCCAVDAGELDVYLERLARPAAGIDVVVIEASGLAEPQELVRMVLASEHPGIVYGGLVEVVDAAEFDDTRARHPEIDRHIALADLVVVNKLDRADDGERVLRLVRSLVDRAAVVPADHGRVDPEFLFDCRPSEERLGQLSFDDLHDHTEGDEHRTHLHSGYDSLSFTSEEPLDPRRLMRFLDSRPEGLYRIKGYVDFGPYDSRNRYSVHAVGRFLRFYPEPWAADEARRTQLVLIGSGIDADALGKELEACTTEAPHVDEHGMWGVLRYVRDPDDQDPDDQDGDDDALDHQDPGDREPGDRDPGVRGPGDASA
- a CDS encoding sucrase ferredoxin; amino-acid sequence: MSTCTTVSRDSDEPVAGTAATATTWLLLEQPGPWGAKALTSSHLDPVLGHALEAAAKGTGVRVVLIRRPGRHADSGTATAARQVYVAHTVPGNVWLRSATIRDPRRLLDVDFAALGRGDHSGFDAALDGRPHTGDPLALVCTNGKRDRCCALLGRPLAAELAASGVQGVWEVTHLGGHRFSPTLLVLPYGYAYGRAEAHAVKEVLHSVRAGRIVVEGCRGNSAWERPGQAAELAVRGAVGEYTAGTLAVVRTQSVAPGWEVTVAHTDGRHWRVVVAQGASQPPRPESCGASVLGSPARMDVVAVRELRTATALAG
- a CDS encoding citrate synthase/methylcitrate synthase; this translates as MSVNRSSGALVDVPRGLAGVVVTDTEIGDVRGTEGFYHYRQYSAVELARTRGFEDVWHLLVHGDLPGAERSAAFAAETAALRRLPAGVWAALPAVAAASAGSGPLAGMRTALSLLGAAKGFRPVYDLAPDRRRQDTLVAAAAVPTMLAALHRLGQGLDPVEPREDLTYAANYLYMLTGAEPEPRRARAIEQYLISTIDHGFNASTFTARVIASTGADVAACLVGAVGALSGPLHGGAPSRALDTLDAIGTPDRIDSWIRERVLAGERVMGFGHAIYRTEDPRSRMLREIARRFGGPRVDFAVEVERRVERILAELKPGRELHTNVEFYAGVVMELCGLPRQMFTPTFAAGRVVGWSANILEQSADPKIIRPVARYVGPEAPVAVPQAA
- a CDS encoding DNA topoisomerase IV subunit A, with the protein product MARRSTKTPPPDDSYEERILDIDVVDEMKGSYLEYAYSVIYSRALPDARDGLKPVHRRIVYQMNEMGLRPDRGYVKCARVVGEVMGKLHPHGDASIYDALVRMAQPFSMRVPLVDGHGNFGSLGNDDPPAAMRYTECRAAQAASLMTESIDEDTVDFAPNYDGQEQEPAALPAAFPNLLVNGASGIAVGMATNMPPHNLGEVIAAARHLIRFPNADLDALMRHIPGPDLPTGGRIVGLTGIRDAYETGRGTFKIRATVSVENVTARRKGLVVTELPFTVGPEKVIAKIKDLVGSKKLQGIADVKDLTDRAHGLRLVIEVKNGFVPEAVLEQLYKLTPMEESFGVNNVALVDGQPLTLGLKELLEVYLDHRFEVVRRRSEFRRTKRRDRLHLVEGLLTALIDIDEVIRLIRSSENSAQAKERLIEHFSLSDVQTQYILDTPLRRLTRYDRIELEAEKDRLNEEITELTRILESDAELRKLVSGELAAVAKKFGTERRTVLLESAGASAAAVPLQVADDPCRVLLSSTGLLARTANGEPFPQDADARRAKHDVIVSAVPATARGEIGVVTSGGRLLRVNVVDLPQLPDTAAAPNLSGGAPMAEFVSLEGDETVICLTTLDESSPGLAIGTEQGVVKRVVPDYPTNKGELEVITLREGDRIVGAVELRTGEEDLVFITDDAQLLRYQASQVRPQGRPAGGVAGIKLTEGAKVISFTAVDPAAEAVVFTVAGSRGTLDDSVQTTAKLTPFDQYPRKGRATGGVRCQRFLKGEDCLSLAWAGATPAKAAQKNGTPAELPEMDPRRDGSGVSLPKTVAVVAGPV
- a CDS encoding DUF6082 family protein produces the protein MATQKYLAGRLGSAALTLLAATATMALAARQRRSEQARLHERRLELEELAIRRKALAHQQRMQWELLVRAIDDPSLAAVIDTYDKSIPAERRRQFFYANAWYVHLYHVHRAGSLDREELYRHLREFFQSPVFREYWEASRHMRATLNEASLEAQLGLMVDGLVRDLDEADTDEWWVVGNPPTD